A region of Pseudomonas marginalis DNA encodes the following proteins:
- a CDS encoding DUF935 domain-containing protein has protein sequence MAESKIVDQYGRPIQYDKLTEELAAAQTTGIRQVWHQSVASGLTPGRLAAILQGAAEGNAHDYLTLAEEMEEKDLHYASVLGTRKLAISGLAIRVEAASDDAEDVRRADQLKEIVDSPEFGELQADLTDAMGKAYAVSEIMWDRSGKTWNPARFEPRDQRFFQFDRDTGRELRLLDEADMVNGVALAPYKFIVHLPRIRSGLPIRGGLARLAAVAYMCKAWTWKDWMGFADIFGMPMRVGRYGPGASKDDIATLMSAVANLGSDAAAVIPDSMRIDFTQAANVAGAGDFFKGLAEWWDKQVSKAVVGQTMSTDDGSSQAQATIHNEVRLDLLQADAKAESNTLNRYFVRPWCDLNFAPGRNYPKLILDVPQPEDIKILISALKELVPLGLRVEQSVIRDKLNLPAPAAGAEVLGAPVAVPSKALAQAANSEQTPAKPKVAPDIVDNQVQTMERSVGVYMDDMVEQLKELLDTVHSLEEFRDRLIEAYPLMTTIQLADAIADGLAAASLAGRDDILRGL, from the coding sequence ATGGCTGAATCCAAAATCGTCGACCAATACGGTCGACCGATCCAGTACGACAAGCTCACCGAGGAGTTGGCCGCTGCCCAAACCACCGGCATCCGTCAGGTTTGGCATCAGTCGGTGGCCAGCGGCCTAACGCCTGGACGGCTCGCCGCCATCCTGCAGGGCGCCGCCGAGGGCAACGCCCACGATTACTTGACCCTTGCCGAGGAAATGGAAGAAAAAGATCTGCATTACGCCTCGGTGTTAGGTACCCGCAAACTGGCAATATCGGGCTTGGCTATTCGTGTCGAAGCCGCTAGCGACGACGCAGAGGACGTGCGCCGGGCTGACCAGCTCAAGGAAATAGTCGACTCTCCGGAGTTCGGTGAACTGCAGGCCGACCTGACCGACGCCATGGGCAAAGCCTATGCCGTCTCCGAAATCATGTGGGACCGCAGCGGCAAGACCTGGAATCCTGCGCGCTTTGAACCAAGGGACCAACGCTTCTTCCAGTTCGACCGCGACACCGGCCGGGAGCTGCGCCTGCTAGATGAGGCTGACATGGTCAACGGCGTGGCCTTGGCGCCTTACAAGTTCATTGTCCACCTGCCGCGCATCCGATCAGGCCTACCGATCCGGGGTGGCCTGGCACGACTAGCTGCTGTGGCTTACATGTGCAAAGCCTGGACCTGGAAGGATTGGATGGGCTTCGCCGACATCTTCGGCATGCCCATGCGCGTTGGGCGATACGGACCAGGTGCCAGCAAGGACGATATTGCGACCCTCATGTCGGCGGTGGCCAACCTCGGCAGCGATGCTGCAGCTGTGATCCCGGACAGCATGCGCATCGACTTCACCCAGGCTGCGAACGTGGCCGGCGCCGGTGACTTCTTTAAAGGCCTGGCCGAGTGGTGGGACAAGCAGGTCAGCAAAGCCGTGGTCGGCCAGACCATGTCCACTGACGATGGGTCCAGCCAGGCCCAGGCGACGATCCACAACGAAGTACGACTGGATCTGCTGCAGGCTGATGCCAAGGCGGAATCCAATACGCTGAACCGCTACTTTGTGCGGCCCTGGTGCGATCTGAACTTTGCACCAGGTCGAAATTATCCAAAGCTGATTCTTGATGTGCCCCAGCCTGAAGACATCAAGATTCTTATCAGCGCCTTGAAGGAGCTGGTGCCACTTGGATTGAGGGTCGAACAGTCGGTCATTCGCGACAAGCTCAATCTCCCAGCCCCGGCTGCAGGCGCGGAGGTGCTGGGGGCACCTGTGGCTGTGCCTTCTAAGGCATTGGCTCAGGCGGCTAACAGTGAGCAGACGCCGGCCAAGCCAAAGGTAGCGCCGGACATCGTGGATAACCAGGTGCAGACGATGGAGCGATCAGTGGGGGTGTACATGGATGACATGGTCGAGCAGCTCAAAGAACTGCTAGACACAGTCCATAGCCTGGAAGAGTTTCGGGATCGGTTGATTGAAGCCTATCCGCTGATGACCACCATCCAGTTGGCGGACGCCATTGCCGACGGTTTGGCTGCTGCCAGCCTGGCTGGCCGCGATGACATTCTCAGGGGACTTTAG
- a CDS encoding PBECR2 nuclease fold domain-containing protein, whose amino-acid sequence MAVSHGSLPFKEQIDYFRGKVDLPTRAWTDVYAAEHDYAFVVAGAVRRDLLTDLRGAVERSIASGTTLEQFRKDFDQVVGKHGWQYQGERGWRTNVIWETNLRQSYNAGREAQMADPELRKRRPYAVYRHGDSAHPRPMHLSWNGTTLPLDDPWWATHTPQNGWGCKCKKFMLSARDVERQGLTIGPAPAVEWEERVIGTNSPNGPRTVRVPKGIDPGFEYSPGQSRLANSVPQLRTRDLVPSPSAAQAPGQGLPNRQPSGPLPQPRPVPAKRLLPAKVPAANAVTQFLGEFGAADATPAVFRDVTGDALVIGREMFSGAKTGAIALPQEIKARELLLLAEAIKTPDEIWARLEWQPDQGKAVLRRRFLAHVQVKGKAEPAVAVFDQGADGWTGVTGFVDDSEQYLEALRLGVLLYRRTE is encoded by the coding sequence ATGGCTGTCTCTCATGGTTCACTACCTTTCAAGGAACAGATTGACTATTTCAGAGGAAAGGTCGACCTGCCAACCCGCGCCTGGACGGACGTTTACGCCGCTGAGCACGACTACGCCTTTGTCGTGGCCGGTGCCGTAAGACGCGATCTGCTGACCGATCTACGCGGCGCGGTGGAAAGGTCCATCGCCAGCGGGACTACCCTGGAGCAGTTCCGCAAAGACTTTGACCAGGTCGTGGGTAAACATGGCTGGCAGTACCAGGGCGAGCGTGGTTGGCGCACCAATGTCATCTGGGAAACCAATCTGCGCCAGTCCTACAACGCTGGGCGCGAAGCCCAGATGGCAGACCCGGAATTGCGCAAGCGCCGCCCCTACGCGGTTTACCGCCATGGCGACAGTGCCCACCCACGGCCCATGCACTTGTCCTGGAACGGCACCACACTGCCGCTCGATGACCCGTGGTGGGCAACCCATACCCCGCAAAACGGCTGGGGCTGCAAGTGCAAGAAGTTCATGCTCTCGGCCAGGGACGTGGAGCGCCAGGGCCTGACGATTGGTCCGGCGCCCGCCGTTGAGTGGGAGGAGCGGGTTATTGGCACGAACAGCCCCAACGGCCCACGCACTGTACGAGTGCCTAAGGGGATTGATCCAGGTTTCGAATACTCACCAGGACAGTCCCGACTGGCGAACTCCGTGCCCCAGCTGCGCACCCGTGACCTTGTGCCCTCGCCGTCAGCAGCTCAAGCCCCTGGGCAAGGGTTGCCTAACCGCCAGCCGAGTGGCCCTTTACCGCAACCTCGCCCGGTACCAGCAAAGCGCCTGCTCCCTGCCAAAGTGCCTGCAGCGAATGCTGTAACCCAGTTCCTGGGCGAGTTTGGCGCCGCCGATGCGACACCTGCAGTATTCCGCGATGTGACGGGTGATGCCCTGGTCATCGGCCGGGAGATGTTCAGCGGTGCCAAAACCGGCGCAATAGCGTTGCCTCAGGAAATCAAAGCACGTGAACTCCTCTTGTTGGCTGAAGCCATCAAGACGCCCGACGAAATATGGGCACGTCTGGAATGGCAACCCGACCAGGGCAAGGCGGTACTACGCCGCCGCTTCCTGGCGCACGTCCAGGTAAAGGGTAAGGCCGAGCCTGCCGTGGCCGTGTTCGATCAGGGCGCGGACGGCTGGACCGGTGTCACCGGGTTTGTAGATGACAGTGAGCAGTACCTTGAGGCGTTGCGCCTGGGCGTTCTGCTTTATCGGCGTACCGAATAG
- a CDS encoding phage virion morphogenesis protein, giving the protein MAGSMLEVSVDTTSVGKSLDDLIERLGDLTTPLNDIAEYLHQSTDDRFRQQVAPDGSPWAPLAPSTLARKKGGRILREKGTLQDTLRHNVSNNELAFGTDRVYGAIHQLGGKIEHAARSQQVYYRQGKDGSVGNRFVKKNKSNFSQWATRGASSTEMQARPYLGLSSEDETEILAIVGDYLTEGFTG; this is encoded by the coding sequence ATGGCCGGTTCAATGCTTGAGGTATCCGTTGATACAACGTCGGTGGGCAAGAGCCTGGATGACCTGATCGAGCGCTTGGGCGATCTGACGACGCCACTCAACGACATAGCCGAATACCTGCACCAATCCACGGATGACCGCTTTCGCCAGCAGGTCGCCCCGGACGGCTCGCCTTGGGCGCCGCTTGCACCGTCGACCCTGGCCCGCAAGAAAGGTGGTCGCATCCTGCGTGAGAAAGGCACGCTGCAGGACACTCTGCGCCACAACGTCAGCAACAACGAACTGGCGTTTGGCACTGATCGGGTGTACGGCGCTATCCACCAGTTGGGCGGCAAGATCGAGCATGCAGCCAGGTCACAGCAGGTCTACTACCGTCAGGGGAAAGATGGATCGGTGGGCAACCGCTTTGTGAAAAAGAACAAATCCAACTTTTCCCAGTGGGCAACCCGAGGTGCAAGCTCTACGGAAATGCAGGCCCGGCCATATCTTGGCCTGTCTTCGGAGGATGAAACCGAGATCCTGGCCATCGTGGGCGATTACCTCACAGAAGGCTTTACAGGTTGA
- a CDS encoding phage protease, giving the protein MKTQLAVNSEIYSSVELSDGKAPEWVELIPAGPTVVGRDGRTWLFDDVAHQFVQTNFSSRAIDLPIDWEHATQRRAPLGQEAPAGAWIKQLEIRDGALWGLAEWTPRGELQVENKEYRFLSPVFDYDDETKRIVRMVSAALTNIPNLVMTALNQEQLENVPVKPSPELLKLLGLPETATAEQVFTATTAKLNATNQALNTESGNLERFVPRADYNAVESRALNAEQALAEHKKTEHSKAVDAVITAATQAGKITPATVDYHRAMCQDEAGLSRFKAFVDAAPVVADASNLGGRQPENTVTALNSEEQAMCKLLGVDPVDFAKTKQSEV; this is encoded by the coding sequence ATGAAAACTCAACTCGCCGTTAACTCAGAGATCTACAGCTCCGTCGAGCTTTCCGATGGGAAGGCGCCCGAGTGGGTGGAACTCATTCCCGCAGGCCCAACCGTTGTTGGCCGTGACGGCCGCACCTGGCTGTTCGACGACGTGGCCCATCAGTTCGTGCAAACCAACTTTTCCAGCCGGGCAATCGATTTGCCCATCGACTGGGAGCATGCCACCCAGCGCCGCGCCCCTCTTGGCCAGGAAGCACCGGCCGGTGCTTGGATCAAACAGTTGGAGATACGCGACGGTGCTTTGTGGGGCCTGGCCGAATGGACGCCACGCGGCGAACTCCAGGTAGAAAACAAAGAGTACCGATTCCTTTCCCCTGTTTTCGATTACGACGATGAGACCAAACGCATCGTGCGCATGGTCAGCGCAGCACTTACCAACATCCCCAACCTCGTCATGACAGCTCTCAATCAAGAGCAATTGGAGAATGTACCTGTGAAACCCTCACCAGAGCTTTTAAAGCTACTTGGTTTGCCTGAGACGGCGACCGCAGAACAGGTCTTTACGGCCACCACCGCCAAACTGAACGCTACTAACCAGGCACTCAACACCGAGTCGGGCAACCTGGAGCGGTTCGTGCCTCGCGCTGATTACAACGCGGTGGAGTCTCGCGCACTGAATGCCGAACAGGCACTCGCCGAGCACAAGAAAACAGAACACTCCAAGGCCGTCGACGCGGTCATTACTGCTGCCACTCAGGCCGGGAAGATCACCCCGGCGACCGTGGACTACCACCGCGCCATGTGTCAGGACGAAGCGGGCCTGAGTCGTTTCAAAGCCTTCGTGGATGCCGCGCCGGTTGTTGCTGACGCCAGCAACCTGGGCGGCCGCCAACCCGAAAACACCGTCACCGCGCTCAACTCCGAAGAGCAAGCCATGTGCAAGCTGTTGGGCGTAGATCCGGTCGATTTCGCGAAAACCAAACAGAGCGAGGTGTAA
- a CDS encoding Mu-like prophage major head subunit gpT family protein yields MLVNKASIQLAFVALKTLFNNAFAEAPSTWEKIAMKVPSSTGSNIYAWLSAFPKMRRWVGEKHVKSLKAYAYTVENEDFEATVEVDRNHIEDDQLGIYAPQAQMAGFSAKQLPDELVYELVNGAFDNLCYDKQYFFDTDHPVGKGSVSNKGTAALSIATQAAAKASYGAARTAMGKFKDDDGRPLNVRPTILLVGPGLEDTAKALLTADRLEDGKVNLYKGTAELVVSTRIISDTAWFLLDTSKPVRPFIYQERKAPDFVQQTDPQADDVFSRKKFKFGAEARAAGGYGFWQLAFGSTGEA; encoded by the coding sequence ATGTTAGTTAACAAAGCCTCGATTCAGTTGGCGTTCGTTGCCCTGAAAACCCTGTTCAACAACGCCTTTGCGGAAGCGCCCAGTACCTGGGAAAAGATCGCAATGAAGGTGCCCAGTTCTACCGGCAGCAACATTTACGCCTGGTTATCGGCGTTTCCAAAGATGCGCCGTTGGGTCGGGGAAAAGCACGTCAAGAGCCTGAAGGCTTACGCCTATACCGTGGAAAACGAAGATTTCGAAGCCACCGTCGAGGTCGACCGTAACCACATTGAAGACGATCAACTCGGCATCTACGCGCCCCAGGCACAAATGGCTGGATTCTCGGCCAAGCAGTTGCCCGATGAACTTGTGTACGAGCTGGTCAACGGTGCCTTCGACAACCTCTGCTATGACAAGCAGTACTTCTTCGACACGGACCATCCCGTCGGTAAGGGCAGCGTCAGTAATAAGGGGACCGCCGCGCTGTCTATTGCGACCCAGGCAGCAGCCAAGGCCAGTTACGGTGCGGCCCGTACTGCCATGGGCAAGTTCAAGGACGATGATGGCCGCCCATTGAATGTGCGGCCGACGATTCTGTTGGTCGGCCCCGGCCTGGAAGACACCGCTAAGGCGTTGCTGACTGCTGATCGCCTGGAAGACGGCAAGGTCAACCTCTACAAAGGTACTGCCGAGCTGGTTGTCTCCACTCGTATCATCTCGGACACCGCCTGGTTCCTGCTGGACACCAGCAAGCCTGTTCGCCCCTTCATCTACCAGGAACGCAAGGCGCCGGACTTCGTCCAGCAGACGGATCCGCAAGCGGACGATGTCTTCAGCCGTAAAAAATTCAAGTTCGGGGCAGAAGCACGGGCAGCCGGTGGTTATGGCTTCTGGCAACTGGCGTTCGGCTCGACTGGCGAGGCCTAA
- a CDS encoding HI1506-related protein translates to MTTVIVITARRNGFRRCGVGHSDQPITWQPGDFTSEQWRDLVKEPQLIVTCVEVDLEPEWEPRHALTSSAALPEASNTSQNVQSQTLEADAAALGDGVLLPVAPGAGNIGLDALWEDALMEDRAYELAKAIGAPDGELDSLWEDALKEDQAREAAKTLADKPPAKSRKAKAGQ, encoded by the coding sequence ATGACGACTGTCATCGTTATTACCGCCAGGCGAAATGGCTTTCGTCGCTGCGGCGTCGGCCATTCCGACCAGCCGATCACCTGGCAACCGGGCGACTTCACGTCTGAGCAATGGCGTGACCTGGTCAAAGAGCCTCAGTTGATTGTCACCTGCGTGGAAGTAGATCTGGAGCCAGAGTGGGAGCCGCGCCATGCACTTACGTCGTCCGCCGCGCTACCGGAAGCGTCCAACACCTCACAAAACGTTCAGTCGCAGACGCTTGAAGCAGACGCTGCAGCTCTGGGTGATGGAGTGCTTCTGCCCGTCGCCCCAGGTGCGGGCAATATCGGACTTGATGCCCTCTGGGAAGATGCCCTCATGGAGGATCGGGCATATGAACTAGCCAAGGCGATAGGCGCGCCGGACGGCGAACTTGATTCTCTCTGGGAAGACGCCCTCAAAGAAGATCAGGCGCGTGAAGCGGCCAAGACACTGGCAGATAAACCACCCGCGAAATCCCGCAAAGCCAAGGCAGGTCAATAG
- a CDS encoding phage protein Gp36 family protein gives MNLSLPSASQLLVRFGARDITEVAVPDTERAIEPALVVAAAAGQPLDEWPPEDVAIAVATLARIADAVTRARSEVSFYLRFRPAGEEAPEWVTADLAEIARYHLYDDAGKEESTVRVLYKDVLKRLETLAAEDKERGASDGGESRLQISHQPRLMSRTTLRNL, from the coding sequence GTGAACCTTTCACTGCCATCCGCCAGCCAGCTACTTGTCCGCTTCGGCGCCCGTGACATCACGGAAGTGGCGGTGCCGGACACCGAGCGTGCTATCGAACCGGCGCTAGTGGTGGCCGCTGCTGCTGGCCAGCCCTTGGACGAATGGCCGCCTGAGGACGTGGCCATCGCCGTTGCGACGCTGGCCAGGATCGCCGACGCCGTAACGCGGGCACGTAGTGAGGTGTCGTTTTACCTGCGGTTTCGCCCGGCCGGTGAGGAGGCCCCCGAATGGGTAACTGCCGATCTGGCCGAGATCGCTCGCTATCACCTTTACGACGATGCGGGCAAGGAAGAGTCGACTGTGCGCGTGCTCTACAAAGACGTGCTTAAGCGGCTGGAAACATTGGCCGCAGAGGACAAGGAACGTGGAGCTTCTGACGGCGGCGAGTCTCGCCTGCAGATCAGCCACCAGCCTCGTCTGATGAGCCGTACCACGTTGAGGAACTTGTAA
- a CDS encoding phage protein Gp37 — MLGELEDLIVARLRELVPKVHRLTVDSYGGELGDPDLLDGLLKRCPAVLLMVPRAVFRKRSQSRYGVPITFRLVIVTRHPRGERETRRGTTATDIGSYALWEACMHQLVDWQPWPDRARIEPTELSNLVNGKFQSDYMSVLGQSFSIELDWTKPEQDLPDLEGIDMVYVQPGQPEPVASDIINLEGL, encoded by the coding sequence ATGCTGGGCGAGCTGGAGGACTTGATTGTGGCTCGCCTGAGGGAGCTGGTTCCGAAGGTCCACCGCCTTACCGTTGACAGCTACGGCGGTGAACTGGGCGACCCGGACTTGCTAGACGGCTTACTCAAGCGCTGCCCGGCCGTACTGCTGATGGTGCCGAGGGCCGTGTTTCGTAAGCGCAGCCAAAGTCGTTACGGCGTTCCGATCACGTTTCGCCTGGTGATCGTTACGCGCCATCCACGGGGTGAACGGGAGACCAGGCGCGGGACAACTGCCACAGATATTGGCAGCTATGCGCTTTGGGAAGCCTGCATGCACCAGCTTGTGGACTGGCAACCCTGGCCGGATCGAGCACGCATTGAGCCAACCGAGTTATCCAACCTGGTTAACGGCAAGTTTCAAAGCGACTACATGTCGGTCCTGGGGCAATCGTTTTCGATTGAGTTGGATTGGACCAAGCCAGAGCAGGACCTGCCGGACCTGGAAGGCATCGACATGGTTTACGTACAACCTGGTCAACCTGAACCGGTTGCCAGCGACATCATTAATCTGGAGGGACTGTAA
- a CDS encoding DUF2635 domain-containing protein, whose protein sequence is MLVTAAPGHMVPIEGDPRKHIEAGQDPVEVLNTSYYRRRIAAGELLLSKGRSSAKKTTQEPAE, encoded by the coding sequence ATGCTCGTCACCGCCGCACCCGGCCACATGGTCCCGATAGAGGGTGATCCCCGTAAACACATCGAGGCAGGCCAAGACCCCGTCGAGGTGCTGAACACCTCTTACTACCGTCGTCGCATTGCCGCAGGCGAGCTGTTACTCAGCAAGGGCCGCAGCAGTGCCAAAAAGACCACACAGGAGCCTGCTGAATGA
- a CDS encoding phage tail sheath C-terminal domain-containing protein, protein MSIAFDTIPASIRKPGAYFEFNTSLAVRSLPTNAQSICLIVPLGAGATLAANVPTQVYSAAEAKTLAGAVAAEMVDAAIKAYRYVAISIVGVVVQGDAEPDIAPALDATALGGFTILVPAWFSATAMTALRTHIDTYTDSIEQQSIIGIGAVVSTLSSSIALATALNAGAISVALLPGTTSTARQVAAAYAAVVASEEDPARPLNTLVLTGINAPAINSRLGRTEQETALANGITPLEVAAGDVVQIVRAISTYTKSAAGADDESMLDLTTMRTFYYVRTACRTRIRLRYPRSKLSSKTPPAVRGELLDVLKKLEELEIVEEVDANAAGLVVERSTQSASRLNSSIPADVVNGLHVFAGRIDLIL, encoded by the coding sequence ATGAGCATCGCCTTCGACACTATCCCAGCCTCTATCCGTAAGCCGGGCGCTTATTTTGAGTTCAACACCAGCCTGGCCGTCAGGAGCCTACCAACCAACGCGCAAAGCATTTGTTTGATCGTGCCGCTGGGCGCTGGCGCCACCCTCGCAGCCAATGTTCCAACCCAGGTCTACAGTGCGGCCGAGGCAAAAACCTTGGCCGGGGCGGTCGCCGCCGAAATGGTTGATGCCGCCATCAAGGCCTACCGCTATGTGGCTATCTCAATAGTCGGTGTCGTCGTCCAAGGTGATGCTGAGCCTGACATTGCGCCCGCGTTGGATGCTACGGCCCTGGGTGGATTCACCATCCTGGTACCGGCGTGGTTCAGTGCAACAGCAATGACGGCTCTTAGGACTCACATCGACACCTACACTGACTCCATTGAGCAACAAAGCATTATTGGTATTGGCGCGGTGGTTTCGACCCTGTCATCGTCGATTGCACTGGCTACCGCACTTAATGCGGGGGCGATCAGCGTCGCACTATTGCCAGGAACCACTTCAACCGCACGCCAGGTTGCAGCGGCATACGCCGCAGTCGTCGCATCCGAGGAAGATCCGGCACGGCCACTCAACACTCTAGTTTTGACTGGTATTAACGCCCCGGCGATTAATAGCCGCCTCGGCCGCACAGAGCAGGAAACCGCACTGGCCAACGGTATAACCCCGCTGGAAGTGGCCGCTGGTGATGTCGTTCAGATTGTTCGAGCGATCAGCACTTACACGAAGTCGGCTGCAGGGGCCGATGACGAGTCGATGCTCGATCTGACCACCATGCGCACCTTTTACTACGTGCGCACCGCATGCCGGACACGTATCAGACTCCGATACCCTCGCTCGAAACTTTCCAGCAAGACCCCGCCGGCTGTTCGTGGCGAGTTGCTGGACGTTCTCAAAAAGCTGGAAGAGCTGGAGATCGTCGAAGAGGTCGACGCCAATGCCGCAGGTTTGGTGGTCGAGCGTTCAACTCAAAGCGCAAGCCGTCTCAACTCCAGCATCCCCGCAGATGTCGTCAACGGTCTGCACGTGTTCGCTGGCCGTATCGACTTGATCTTGTAA
- a CDS encoding phage tail protein codes for MSDTYVGLIVMELNGTDYEVTSLEPTLKTGRTIVKTMNRTGKPLGTAKGMEEHDLRISVAIPKTGEPNWRALVDAKITIYPQEGGGKRETWTGCSLVEMGSKYQVEGEATRDLTVSALNYYEE; via the coding sequence ATGTCTGATACCTATGTAGGGCTAATCGTAATGGAGCTGAACGGCACCGATTACGAAGTAACCAGCCTGGAGCCCACGCTCAAAACCGGTCGCACCATCGTCAAAACGATGAACCGTACCGGTAAACCGCTGGGCACGGCCAAGGGTATGGAGGAACACGATCTGCGTATCTCCGTAGCCATTCCGAAAACTGGGGAGCCCAATTGGCGTGCCCTGGTTGACGCGAAAATCACTATTTATCCGCAGGAAGGTGGTGGAAAGCGCGAGACCTGGACTGGTTGCTCCTTGGTCGAGATGGGTAGCAAGTACCAGGTCGAAGGCGAAGCCACTCGCGACCTGACTGTCAGCGCTTTGAACTACTACGAGGAGTGA